The DNA region TCTTTGGGGTGGCCGATGTGGCGCTGGGGTGGTCGATTGTTGCGATCCTTGGGTTTACGGGGACCTGCATCGCGGTGATAGGCTGGATCTTTCGAACCGGCTGGCGCATCCGCGCCTGAGGGATTGCGCCCCTGTTCATGCCCCTTGCGGGGCGTGGACGAGGTCGCCGGGGGCCTCGCGCGCCTGCGGCGCGCTCGGCGGGCGTCCGGTTTGCCAACGCGGCGCCCGGTGGAGAGTGAGGGAGAGGGGGCTAGCCCCCTCGCGCCTTGAAAGGCGCCGACCCCAGAGTTTTTTGCCAAGGTGACATTGGAGTGCGGCGGGTTCGGCGCGTTTAGTCGAAGTCCTGGCCCAGAGGCGCGGTATCGGATGTATCCGGTTTATCGCCGCCGATAAGACCATCGGGCATATCGACGATCACACGGCCCGCGGCGATATCTACCGTGGGCACGACGGCCAGCGTGAAGGGGATCAGGAGGCCGGACGGCAGGCCCGGGCCGCTGAGTTCCAGAATGTCGCCCGCGCCGTGGTTGGCCACAGACGCCACTGTGCCGATGACCTCTCCGCCTGTGTCGAGGACCGTGAGGCCCACAAGGTCGGCGTGGTAGAACTCGTCATCGGGCAGTGAGGGCAGGGCAGAGCGGGGCGCATAAAGGCGGGTGCCGCGCAGGGCGTCAGCATCCTCCTTCGTGGCGACGCCCGAGAGCATCGCCGCGTAGCCCGCTTTCACGGGCCGCGTGAGGGTAATGGTGTAGGTCTGCGCTCCGTCTTCCGTGGACAGGGGGCCGTAGGAGCCGATGTCCGATGGCTCTGCGCAGAAGCTTTTCAAACGCACTTCGCCCCGGACGCCAAAGGAGCCGGAGATCGCGCCGACGCAGGTGTGGTCCGGGTTGGTCATAGGGGCCTCAGGCAATAACGGGGACGGGGGTGATCCGCTGCACCTCTGGCAGGGGATCGGGGGGACCATCGGCGCGCAACAGCGCGATGATCCACCCCAGGGTCAGGAGGGACAGGGCACAGAGCCCCGCCCCGAACCAACGCAAGACCCGACCCCGCGCCGTGACCCACAGGACAAGTCCTGCGAGCGCTGCGACAACGAGCAGGCCGAGCATTCGTTTTATTCCTCAGCGGCGGCCTCGGCTGCGGGTGCTTCTGCCGGGGCTTCAGCGGCGGCGGATGCCTTTGCGGCTTTCTCTTCCGCCCGCTCCACGGCTTTCTTGCCGGGCTGCGCCTTCTTCATGTTGGCCCGCTCTTTCTTGGGCGTATGGCCTGCGGCTTCCAGGAAGCGGCTGATCCGGTCGGTGGGCTGTGCGCCCTGATCGAGCCAGTGCTGCACGCGCTCCATATCCATCTTCACGCGATCTTCGCTGTCCTTGGGCAGGAGCGGGTTGTAGGTGCCGAGCTTTTCGATGAAGCGGCCATCGCGGGGCATGCGGCTGTCGGAGGCGACAATGCGGTAAAACGGACGTTTCTTGGAACCGCCGCGGGCGAGACGAATTTTCATAGCCATGGTGAGTATCTCCTGGTGAAGTCTGATGGGCGGATGCCCCTAAGATTGATGTTGTTCGTGGTGACGGATGACTTCGTCGATGACGAAGCGCATGAGTTTCTTGGCGAAATCCGGGTCCAGATCGGCCCGTTTCGACAAGTCTTCTAACCGGGCAATCTGCGTAGCTTCACGCACGGGATCGCTCGGGGGAAGGTCGTGCTCGGCTTTCAGACGGCCGACGGCCTGGGTGTGCTTGAAGCGCTCGCCCAGGGTGTAAATCAGAATGGCATCGAGCCGGTCGATGCTGTCGCGGTGGCCCGACAGGACCTCCGCGGCGCGGGTGACGGTGTCGTTCATAAGGGGGCTCCGCTATGCTGCCAGATTGTGCAGGCGGCGTTGTGGTCCGGTGCGAGACCGGTATCTCGTGCACCCAGTTTCTCGGCCACGCGTCGTGAGGGTGCGTTATCAGTGCCGATATAACTGACGATGCGCTGCTCCCCGAGGATCGTTTGCGCCCAATCAAGAACGGCCCGGGCAGCCTCGGTCGCGTAGCCTTTGCCGCGTCCCGGCGCAAACACGTTCCAGCCGATCTCGACGTCCGCGTGGCGGGGCGGATGGTGGATGCCGCAGGAGCCGACGACGCCGGACGCATCCTCAAGCATGAACCAGCCGAAGCCATGTAGGGACCAATGCCCCGCGTCACTCGCGAAGAGGGTCCACGCATGTTTCAACGTGTGCGGCCCACCAACGGCAAGGCTGGCGTCCGAGGTATAGAAATCGCGGTAAGCGTCCCAGTCAGCCAGGCGTGGCAAGCGCAGGGTCAGGCGGTCGGTGTGAAGTATCGTCATGCCAACACCTCCGCCGGTGAGGGATGGCGGAAGACGAGCGCATCGGCGTTTGGGTGGACGGCTTCGGTGTCCTGGGTGCAGCCAAGGCGCTTGGCCAAAGCAATGGAGCGCGCGTTGTCGCGGTGGATATAGCTGACGGCAGTGGGCCAGCCAAATGGCCCATAGCACTGAGCGCGCGCGGCTGTTGCGGCCTCAAAGGCATATCCTTTGCCCTCATAGCCATCCCACATCAGCCAGCCGATCTCCTGCTCGGGCCAAAGATCCGGATACCAGCAGCCGACAAGGCCAATAGGCGTGTCATCCTTCAACGTTACGCTCCACATGCCAAATCCACGCAGGTGCCAATGGCCGATCTCGGCGGCGAATAGGATCCAGGACTTCTTATCATCTTCAGCGGGACCACCTGTGTAGCGAGACCGATCCGACGCGAAGTAATCGCGAAAGGCGGGCCAATCACGGGCCTCGGGGCCGCGCAGGGTCAGGTGTTCGGTTTGCAGCGTCGGGATCATGCCAACACCTCCGC from Jannaschia sp. CCS1 includes:
- the rimM gene encoding ribosome maturation factor RimM (Essential for efficient processing of 16S rRNA), with the protein product MTNPDHTCVGAISGSFGVRGEVRLKSFCAEPSDIGSYGPLSTEDGAQTYTITLTRPVKAGYAAMLSGVATKEDADALRGTRLYAPRSALPSLPDDEFYHADLVGLTVLDTGGEVIGTVASVANHGAGDILELSGPGLPSGLLIPFTLAVVPTVDIAAGRVIVDMPDGLIGGDKPDTSDTAPLGQDFD
- the rpsP gene encoding 30S ribosomal protein S16 — encoded protein: MAMKIRLARGGSKKRPFYRIVASDSRMPRDGRFIEKLGTYNPLLPKDSEDRVKMDMERVQHWLDQGAQPTDRISRFLEAAGHTPKKERANMKKAQPGKKAVERAEEKAAKASAAAEAPAEAPAAEAAAEE
- a CDS encoding chorismate mutase — translated: MNDTVTRAAEVLSGHRDSIDRLDAILIYTLGERFKHTQAVGRLKAEHDLPPSDPVREATQIARLEDLSKRADLDPDFAKKLMRFVIDEVIRHHEQHQS
- a CDS encoding GNAT family N-acetyltransferase, whose translation is MTILHTDRLTLRLPRLADWDAYRDFYTSDASLAVGGPHTLKHAWTLFASDAGHWSLHGFGWFMLEDASGVVGSCGIHHPPRHADVEIGWNVFAPGRGKGYATEAARAVLDWAQTILGEQRIVSYIGTDNAPSRRVAEKLGARDTGLAPDHNAACTIWQHSGAPL
- a CDS encoding GNAT family N-acetyltransferase, with the protein product MIPTLQTEHLTLRGPEARDWPAFRDYFASDRSRYTGGPAEDDKKSWILFAAEIGHWHLRGFGMWSVTLKDDTPIGLVGCWYPDLWPEQEIGWLMWDGYEGKGYAFEAATAARAQCYGPFGWPTAVSYIHRDNARSIALAKRLGCTQDTEAVHPNADALVFRHPSPAEVLA